The Engystomops pustulosus chromosome 4, aEngPut4.maternal, whole genome shotgun sequence genome contains a region encoding:
- the SFXN1 gene encoding sideroflexin-1, producing the protein MSNELSLNINIKEPRWDQSTFVGRAKHFFTVTDPRNILLSNDQLEHSRQIIHDYRNGVVQPGLTEDELWRAKYVYDSAFHPDTGEKMILIGRMSAQVPMNMTITGCMMTFYRTTPAVIFWQWINQSFNAIVNYTNRSGDAPITGSQLGTAYVSATTGAVATALGLNALTKHVSPLIGRFVPFAAVAAANCINIPLMRQRELKYGIPVTDENGNRIGESANAAKQAITQVVVSRILMAAPGMAIPPFIMNSLEKKAFLKRFPWMSAPIQVGLVGFCLVFATPLCCALFPQKSSMSVSRLEPELQAQIKENSPGLERVYFNKGL; encoded by the exons ATGTCAAACGAATTATCCTTAAATATTAACATCAAGGAACCTCGCTGGGACCAGAGCACATTTGTTGGAAGAGCAAAACATTTCTTTACAGTGACCGACCCAAGAAATATTCTTCTGTCAAATGACCAGCTGGAGCATTCAAGGCAGATTATTCATGACTACAG AAATGGAGTTGTGCAGCCTGGACTTACAGAAGATGAGTTATGGAGAGCTAAGTACGTGTATGACTCTGCCTTTCACCCGGATACTGGTGAAAAGATGATTCTTATTGGAAGGATGTCGGCTCAGGTACCAATGAATATGACTATCACAGGATGCATGATGACATTTTACAG GACAACGCCAGCCGTGATCTTTTGGCAGTGGATTAACCAGTCTTTTAATGCCATCGTGAACTACACAAATCGGAGTGGAGATGCTCCCATCACTGGAAG CCAACTGGGAACAGCTTATGTTTCTGCCACCACAGGTGCTGTTGCCACAGCTCTAGGACTAAACGCACTAACCAAG CATGTTTCGCCACTAATAGGAAGATTTGTTCCttttgctgctgttgctgctgctaaCTGTATCAACATCCCGTTAATGAGACAACG GGAATTGAAATATGGCATTCCTGTCACAGATGAGAATGGAAACCGGATTGGAGAATCTGCCAACGCTGCTAAACAAGCCATCACTCAGGTGGTCGTCTCTAGGATTCTTATGGCTGCTCCGGGCATGG CAATTCCTCCATTTATAATGaacagtttggagaagaaagcatTCCTCAAG CGCTTTCCATGGATGAGTGCCCCCATACAAGTAGGATTAGTGGGATTCTG cTTGGTATTTGCGACCCCACTTTGCTGTGCATTATTTCCCCAGAAGAG CTCAATGTCTGTGTCCCGGCTGGAGCCTGAACTGCAAGCACAAATTAAAGAGAACAGCCCGGGCCTAGAGAGAGTGTATTTTAATAAAGGATTATAA